Part of the Halorussus limi genome is shown below.
TCCGCGCTCAGTACGCAGTTGCGGTCACCCTCGTCCGAAAGTGGGTACCCATCTACGTGGGTGTCTCCGCTGCCCGCGGTGGCCTCGCACTAAGTCCGTTCATCGTCGGCACAGTCATCGCCGCGGAGAAGTTCATGAACATGGTCTCCCAGCCGTACATGGGTCGGCTCTCGGACCGATATGGGCGAGCCCTGTTCGTGTTTGCTGGTGGCGGTATCTACGGACTCGTGGCGCTCGCGGTCCCGTTCGCGGGTCCCCTTGGCTCTACGCTCGGACTGCCTGGGACACTTCCTGTTCTCGGGGACACCTCGCCAGCGTATCCCGTGGTGTTACTCCTGAATGGCCTGCTTGGTCTCGCCGATAGTCTCCGGGAGCCCGCAAGTATGGCGTTGTTCGCCGACGAGGGCGAGGGCGAAGGGATAGCGAGTAGTTTCGGGATTCGGTCGTTGGTGTGGCGTCCGGGGGCGATTCTCGCACCGATGGTTGGAGGCTACTTGATGAGCCAAGTAGGAATGGAATGGGTATTCTTCCTCGGCGGTGCTGCGGCTTTGAGTGGCGTACTGACGTTCGTTGTCGTCCTCTCGTCAATTCATGGTCAACGTGCACTCGCAGAGTGGTGACCGAACAGCAACTCTGCAATGCATCGATAAGGCCTCTTCGTTCCGGTGGAAGTACGCCAAAATGCTCTGGCGGGACAGTATTTCCTGGCCCTGTACGGGTTTCATGCTGTTTCATCCTTTTCCTTGACGTGCCGATGAGTAGGGGAACTCGAAACTGAAGCGTAGAAATCACGGACAGCGATTGTATACTATTTCCGCGGGTTGGCCGACCAACTCGGTAGAAGTGGTGATGTGACGCTTGAACTCAGTGGAACGCAGGTGAACCTAAATCCGTCTAATCCGATAATCTTCAAAGGGGAGGGCGAATCGGACTGGTCCGAATGCGACGCCAAAGCGAAACAACGTATCGAATTTGAAATGAGTGTAGAGCATGAGCTGAACGATACATATATCTTGTAAATTGATGTAGATATTGGCCGAATCTACTCAGGGCCAACGACTTCAACCTTGATTCCCTCAGGGTCTTCGCAGTACAGTGCGTAATAGCCGCCAGCGTATGGATGTTGGTCGTCGTAAAGAACGGCAGAATCCTCTCGTTCACGGATACCCTCAGTCAATTCATCGACCTGTTCACGGGACCCTGCATGGAACGCGAGGTGATTCAACCCCGATGCCTGACGGTCAAAGGGATGGTCGGAGTTTGTTGCTTGTTTGAGCACGACATACGTGGGGCCCTTAATCCAAGAGCGACCATCATCCCATTCGTTCTTCAGTTCGTAGCCAAGTTCATCCAGTAACCATGCCCAAAAGTCGACTGATGCCTCAAGGTCAGAAGTACAGAGTTCGATATGGTGGAGGTGGCCCTTAAATTCAGGATTGCCGTGATCATAGTTCATATAGTTTCCCCACGAAGATGGTTCACAAAAAGCATCCGGATTTGAAGACTCTACGTTCGCACCTCGCACTTACTAGCCCCATTCCCATCCGTTATTAATAATCTCAAAAGGGGTCTCAGAACCTACCGACTGACTGTGCGTAACTTATATACCGAGAGCCCCCTTGATACACAAGTTACGAGGACTCCGTCCCGTCCTTTCTTCGTTCGCCCATCGGGGTGCCGCCAGCATGGAGGCATCATTCGATGGCACTGCTCTGAGATGCGCCGTGCCGGATGATTCCGCCGACCATTGGTGGCCAGCCGTGAGGCTATCAACTGACGGGGCTGGGAAGCTATCCACAATCATGACTACTGAAACTGACCTCCCCTGTACGGACTGTGGCACAAATCTCCATGAACGGACCCTGCCAGCTCACACGCTCTTAGCCCCAATTGAAGGCCATCAATACATCAACGTGGCTGACTGTCCCACCTGTGGTGCTCGGTATTATCCTGAGGAGACAGTAACAGTACTTGCAGCGATATTAGGAACACAGCGAACGGACGAGACTTAATACCCGTGGACATCTCTCGCCATCACGGTGCCGACAACGAGGACCAACTTAGCGACATTGCGGCCACCATCTCGGCACCGACCACGATTCTCGTCGCAGGAACGGTCGATCCCACAGAATACGCGCTCGAACTTCACCTCCTGTCGCACATGGGGTGGTGCTTAGCTGGTGGGTGTGTGACGCATTCCTCCCCGCCCTACTGCACTACTCGGCCTTCGGCCTGCGTTGCTCCTTGAGGACCGGGACTCCGCGCTACCGCACAGTTGAAGTGGACCGATTGGATAGACCAAAGACGCATATCGATGACAGAGATACTCCTATTTTCGACGCCTTCTTGCGGCCAGTGTCCGCAGCAAGCAGAAATCCTTCAGTCGCTGGCAGCAGACCGACCGGATGTACAGTTCGAAAAGATCGATGCGACGGAGGCGACGGCCAAAGCCAACGAGTACGGTGTGCGGTCCGTTCCGTCAACAATTGTTCTCGACGATGATGGAACGGTCATCTCGAAGTTCGATGGTCTGACCCAAGCCACCGCGATTGAGGACGTTCTATAGCGACGATTTCTCCGTGTAGTAATCGTCGCTTCAAGTCATGATTCCGGATCGGCCACGACGGATCGGAAGTTAACACATATATCCGGCACCCGTGTATTCCTCCTTTATATGCAATTCTGTGACGACTGTGGTTCGTTGATGCACACGGAGGGCGACACGTGGGTATGTCGCTCCTGTGAGAACGAGGAGTCGCGGGACTCGCAAGCAGAAGCGGAGATGACGACTGAGGATGGACAGCGGGATGACGGGGCACCCGACGTGGCCGACGCGACCCAGGGCTCAACCGAGACGATGCAGGAGTCCTGTCCGGCGGACGACTGCGATAGCGACCAGGCTTACTACGAGATGATGCCGAAGCCGGGCGGCTCCTACGAGGTTCGGCTGTTTACCTGCGTCGAATGCGGCCACAAGTGGCGCGAGTCCTGACGGCGTAACTCGCGAACCCTGCCGCTTACATCTGCAGAGGCCGCCACGTCAGACTCTCAACTCCCAGAGTTACTCGGGGTCAAGTGGAGCCACATATCGACTCCAAACCAACTCCCAAAACGTTCTCGAGGCTATCCACAATTTGCTGATATCTATAGGCATTCCTCGGTCAGATCCCCGAGTGGAGTTCTGCGATTGACGATACTAGTCGTAGCAGTTGCCGTTATCCCATGTATCGATAAAGCATGAGTTAAACGGCTGAAGCACAGTCGATGAGGTGGGTTTGTTATCAAACTGTATGTCTGGGAAATACGACCTCGTGATTGTCGGCGGTGGCATCAGCGGCGCAGCACTCCTGTACACGACCGCGAAATTCACCGATATAAACTCGGTTGCACTGGTCGAAAAGGAGTCGGAGATCGCCGCGATCAATTCAGACTGTACGAATAACTCGCAGACCCTCCACTTCGGGGACATCGAGACCAATTACACCCTCGAGAAGGCCGAGAAGGTGAAGGAAGGCGCGGAGATGCTCGCGGGCTATCTCGAGAACCACGACCCCGACCGGGAAACCCACGCCAAGCGGAGCAAGATGGTGCTCGCGGTCGGCGACGAGGAGGTCGCGGAACTGGAACACCGTTACCACGAGGAGGGATTCGGCGACCTGTTTCCGAAACTCCGAGCCATCGAACGAGACGAAATCGCCGACCTCGAACCGAAAGTCGTCGAGGGGCGCGACCCATCCAAGGATCTCTTGGCACTCCAGACACCCGACGGGTACGTCGTCGATTACGGCGCAACTGCGGAGTCGTTCGTCGAGCAGGCGACCGACGAGCCGAACGTCGACGTCTACACGTCCACTGAGGTCACCGACGTCACCGAGACCGTCGACGGCTACACGCTCGACACGACCCAGGGGAAGTTCGACTGTGGCGTCGCCGTCATCGCTGCCGGGTCTCACAGCCTCCAGATAGCGAAGGAACTCGACTACGGTGAGGACAAGGTTCTGCTCCCCATCGCGGGGAGTTTCTTCCTCGCGAACGACTTCCTGAACGGGAAGGTGTACACCCTCCAGATGAAGAAGCTCCCGTTCGCCGCGGTCCACGGAGACGCCGACGTCCACGACCCCTCAATCACGCGGTTCGGTCCGACCGCGAAGCTCGTGCCAACCCTCGAACGCGGGCGTATCTCGACCGTTGAGGACTTCCTCGACGTGTTCGGACTGAACGCCGACGCGTTCCTCAGCTACGCCAACATTCTCGCCGATCGCATTCTGCTTCCGTACGTCCTCAGGAACCTCGTCTACGACCTGCCCGAGGTCGGGCCGAAGCAGTTCCTCCCGCACGTCCAGAAGGTCGTCCCGAGTGCGGAACTCGACGACATCGAGCGCGCGGAAGGGTACGGTGGCGTCCGGCCCCAGATCGTGGACACAGCGGAGAAGTCCCTCGATATGGGTGAAGCCAAAATCGTTGGCGACGACATCATCTTCAACATCACGCCATCGCCGGGTGCCTCGACGAGTCTGAAGAACGCCCTGCGGGATACGCAAACGCTCATGGAGTTCTTCGACGGAGAATACAAGTTCGACGAGGAGGCGTTCCGGACAGACACTATCGATCACTTCCCGCGGTCGACTTCGGACGATCCCGTTCTCCACGCGAACGATTGAAAGGACTCTACTCAGGGGAACAGTCTCTCCCCCTACGAACGTTAGATGTGGTAGTTCCATCCTTAAAATGATTTTCAGTAGATCTCCGATTTAATCCGTTCAGGGCTATGTTTCGTCGCCCACTTTAAACAGTGTAAGCTCTGTGTCTCGTAGATATTAATAAGTTCATTGGTGATTTCGTCGTCGTTTTCGTCGTCAACCCGAAGCGAGTCCAGTCGCTTATACGTCTCTTCAGAGACGACGAGCCGAATGCCGCTGGTGTGATAATGCCGAGTTCCTCTGGTCCTACTGCAATGCCGGCAAGGATGAGAAATAGGACACCCGGGATTTCGAGCCGGTCGGCTAACACCTGGGCAGCGACACCCAACCCTAAGATGGTTACCACAAGGGGAAGTAATCCAGTCCCCGCACTCACAATAGAGACACCTGTCTGGATAAATTCGCAAGCCGTGAAATCCAAGTACTGCTAAGGGTCGTCTACGCTCCTCGGGAAAGATTGACTGAACCGGAATCTCTTTTCGGGCCGTTGTAAAAGGGTCTGTATGCAAGTCACAGATGTTGAGACGTTCGTAGTCGACGCTGACTGGCGGAATTGGTTCTTCGTTCAAGTGGAAACAGATGAAGGGATTACCGGTGTCGGAGAGGCACTGAGTGGAGAAGGACTCACAGCCGCGTTAGAAGCGACCGCTGAAGCACACAAACACTATGTCATCGGAGAGGACCCGCTCAACCGAAAGAAGATTAACCGCCAACTTCGCCGGTATCCCTTCGCCTGGCGGGCGGGCAAACTCATCAACGCCGTCTCCGCAGCGTTCGACATCGCGCTCTGGGACATCGCCGGGAAGTACTACGATGAGCCCGTCTGGAAACTCCTCGGCGGGAAAGTCCGAGACGAAATCCCGGTATACGCCAACGGCTGGCACATCGGCGAACGCACTCCCGAGAACTACGCCCATCATGCGAAGAAGGCAGTCGAAGAACAGGGCTACCCGGCACTGAAGTGCGACCCGTTCGCCCACTACGAGTACTCGCTATCCGACGACCAGATTGAAGAGGTCGCAGAACTCCTCGAAGCGGTTCGCGACGCTGTCGGTTGGGACGTCGGTATCGCGCTCGACTGCCACGGTCGATTCACGCGGCGAGGTGCAATCGAGGTCGCAGATGCCCTTGAAGAGTACGATATCATGTTCCTCGAAGAACCCGTCGAGCTAGAGGACCGGGACGTGATGGCGGATGTCACCCAGCACGTCGACATGCCAGTGGCGACGGGCGAACGCCTGTACAACAATGAGACGCTGGAAGATGTCGTCCGCAAGCAGGCGTGCGATATCGTCCAACCAGATGTGACCAACTACGGTAGTCTTCAGGAGGTCCAGCATGCAGCCGCAATCGCTAAATCACGGTACATGACGGTGGCTCCGCATAACCCGAACGCAGGGGTCAGTACGGCAGCCTCCGTGCATCTCTGCGCAGGAATGGAAAACCTCGAAGTTCTTGAACACATGAGCCGTGATGTTGCGTGGGGTGACGAGATCATCCAACACGACTTCGAAGTTGAAGACGGGACGATAGCGGTTCCCGACAAACCGGGGCTTGGCGTCGAGTTCAATGCTGACGCCGCACGTGAGTATCCCGGCGAACCGAAGGATAGTCACAGTCTCTTCGACGAGGAGGGTGCGCTAAAGCGGCCGTAACCTGTTTTAGCGGAGTTAGAGAGGCGTCGGACAGTACCGCTACTCCTCACCCGTCATGGCATCCGGACGAGTGAGGAGGTATCCGAAACCGTACGTCACTGCTGCGACTACGACTGCAAGAAGTGTGACGAGTCCTGCTGGGACACCACTTAGGAGACGTACCATGCGGCCATAGCGGTCGTGGTTGAGCCGCAATCGATTCCAGCAGCGGGAACCGACTACCTGGGGATGAATGCGGTTGAACCACGATGGCTCCGCCAGAGCAACATTCGTGTCATCCGTATCACCATCCATATCGGGTAGAAGGTAATGATGTCAGAAATACCTACTGGTGAACGGTCATTCCGTACGGTAGCGTCCTCATTGCCAGCTTAGCGGATAGTTGACGGTATTCTGGACCAACGGGCACAACTTCCGGGAGTATTTATGGTTCGCCTGCGAAGAGGTACATAACCGAAAGACGCGCAGTCCCGTGTCCGGGCACAGGGAATTGCGTCCGCGAGGTGGTTTTAGATAGCGGTTTATCGAAGACCCCTCTCATCGGACGGGAGTCGATACGGTACTGTGGTGACGGGACTCTGAGCCGTTACCGTACTCGTGGACTGCTATGATCGGCAGTAACTATGGAAATTGAAATCGTAACTATCGGCGGCTACGAGGAAGTCGGCCGCCAGATGACGGCAGTCCGTGCCGGAGACGACATCGTCGTCTTCGACATGGGTCTCAACCTCTCGAACGTACTGATTCACGACAACGTCCAGACCGAGCAGATGCACTCGCTCGATCTTATCGACATGGATGCGATTCCGGACGACCGCATCATGAGTGATCTCGAAGGCGACGTGCAAGCTATCGTCCCTACACACGGTCACCTCGACCACATCGGTGCAATCAGCAAACTCGCCCATCGCTATAACGCACCGATTGTAGCGTCTCCATTCACGCTCGAACTCGTCAGAGAGGAAATCCGAGACGAGGGGAAGTTCAACGTCGAAAACGACCTGATAAAGATGGAAGCCGGCGAGACTATGGGCATCGGCGATCACTGCGAGCTTGAGTTCGTCAACGTCACCCACTCCATCATCGACGCCATCAATCCAGTTCTGCACACGCCCGAGGGTGCAATCGTCTACGGTCTCGACAAGCGGATGGACCACACGCCAGTGATTGGTGACCCCATCGACATGAAACGGTTTCGGGAACTCGGTCGCGAGGAAAACGGAGTACTCTGTTACATCGAAGACTGTACGAACGCGAACAAGAAGGGGCGCACACCGAGCGAAGCCGTTGCCCGAAGTCAGCTCCGAGACGTGATGATGAGCCTCGAGGACTTCGACGGCGGCATCGTTGCGACGACGTTCTCCAGTCACATCGCCCGGGTCACAAGTCTCGTCGAATTCGCAAAGGAAATCGGGCGCGAACCGATACTGCTCGGCCGGTCGATGGAGAAGTACTCCGGGACAGCTGAACGTCTCGGTGCTACGACCTTCCCCGACGACCTCGGGATGTTCGGCCATCGCAAGTCCGTGGATCGTGCGTTCAAGCGAATTATGAACGAGGGCAAGGAGAACTTCCTGCCGGTCGTCACGGGCCATCAAGGCGAACCACGAGCGATGCTCACTCGAATGGGGCGCGGTGAAACACCGTACGATCTTACAGATGGTGACAAGGTCATCTTCTCTGCAGGGATTATCCCGGAACCGACGAACGAAGGACAGCGATACCAATCCGAGCGCCTGCTGAAGATGCAGGGCGCACGCATCTACGACGACGTCCACGTCTCCGGCCATATCTCCCAAGAGGGTCATTACGAAATGCTCGATACGCTTCAACCCCAACACGTGATTCCTGCGCATCAGAATATGAGTGGCTTTTCCGGCTATGTCGATCTTGCAGAGAGTCAAGGCTACAAGCTTGGCCGTGATTTGCACGTGACTTCGAACGGGAACACCATTCAGTTGGTTTGAGCAGATTCGGGGGTACGATCAAAAGGGAACTGGTATCTCTTATCCCGTAAACAATCTGGATATGACGGACGACTCCGTAGCCGTCGAATTGGACTTCGGTGACGATGAATTGATTCCCGCAATTGCCCAAGACGTCGAGACGAACGAGATTCTGATGCTCGCGTACGTCTCACCGGATGCACTCGAAGAAACCCAGAATACAGGTCTCGCACACTACTATTCGCGTAGTCGCGATGAATTGTGGCAGAAAGGGGGCTCTAGTGGCCACAGACAGCATGTCGAGGAGATTCATGTTGACTGTGATGGAGACGCACTGCTCTACCGTGTCGAACAAGAAGGGGGAGCGTGTCACACTGGATACGAATCGTGTTTCTATCGAACGCTCGATGGCGAGACAGTCGGTGAAAAAATCTTCGACCCCAACGAAGTCTACGAGTAGCGATAGTAAACGGACGGAATCGGTGATAGAGAGATTTTGACTTAGAGAATAGCGGGAGGTGAATTTGAATCACCGATCTCCAGGTTATGAGCCTGGTGGAATCTCCGGGCTATCCTAT
Proteins encoded:
- a CDS encoding DUF7557 family protein encodes the protein MNEEPIPPVSVDYERLNICDLHTDPFTTARKEIPVQSIFPEERRRPLAVLGFHGLRIYPDRCLYCECGDWITSPCGNHLRVGCRCPGVSRPARNPGCPISHPCRHCSRTRGTRHYHTSGIRLVVSEETYKRLDSLRVDDENDDEITNELINIYETQSLHCLKWATKHSPERIKSEIY
- a CDS encoding thioredoxin family protein → MTEILLFSTPSCGQCPQQAEILQSLAADRPDVQFEKIDATEATAKANEYGVRSVPSTIVLDDDGTVISKFDGLTQATAIEDVL
- a CDS encoding RPA12/RPB9/RPC11 RNA polymerase family protein — translated: MQFCDDCGSLMHTEGDTWVCRSCENEESRDSQAEAEMTTEDGQRDDGAPDVADATQGSTETMQESCPADDCDSDQAYYEMMPKPGGSYEVRLFTCVECGHKWRES
- a CDS encoding VOC family protein, giving the protein MNYDHGNPEFKGHLHHIELCTSDLEASVDFWAWLLDELGYELKNEWDDGRSWIKGPTYVVLKQATNSDHPFDRQASGLNHLAFHAGSREQVDELTEGIREREDSAVLYDDQHPYAGGYYALYCEDPEGIKVEVVGPE
- a CDS encoding FAD-dependent oxidoreductase, which gives rise to MSGKYDLVIVGGGISGAALLYTTAKFTDINSVALVEKESEIAAINSDCTNNSQTLHFGDIETNYTLEKAEKVKEGAEMLAGYLENHDPDRETHAKRSKMVLAVGDEEVAELEHRYHEEGFGDLFPKLRAIERDEIADLEPKVVEGRDPSKDLLALQTPDGYVVDYGATAESFVEQATDEPNVDVYTSTEVTDVTETVDGYTLDTTQGKFDCGVAVIAAGSHSLQIAKELDYGEDKVLLPIAGSFFLANDFLNGKVYTLQMKKLPFAAVHGDADVHDPSITRFGPTAKLVPTLERGRISTVEDFLDVFGLNADAFLSYANILADRILLPYVLRNLVYDLPEVGPKQFLPHVQKVVPSAELDDIERAEGYGGVRPQIVDTAEKSLDMGEAKIVGDDIIFNITPSPGASTSLKNALRDTQTLMEFFDGEYKFDEEAFRTDTIDHFPRSTSDDPVLHAND
- a CDS encoding MFS transporter; translation: MGSTRAEFYSLYLTRFAGSLGFITILTLLPTYIDVLNPSGVAVGLFITALGVGRTVAILPLSWAGDRYDKRTILLIALAVSISAYLLFAAISSSLGFIAARTLQGLGIVGTGLISLALVSELAPAGDRANVIGKYNSWRMAAGIIGTLGAGLLYQEFGFTPIFAILAVLLTVALLGVWLFIDSDDTSVSGFALFDLAFNRRILTLTSFRAQYAVAVTLVRKWVPIYVGVSAARGGLALSPFIVGTVIAAEKFMNMVSQPYMGRLSDRYGRALFVFAGGGIYGLVALAVPFAGPLGSTLGLPGTLPVLGDTSPAYPVVLLLNGLLGLADSLREPASMALFADEGEGEGIASSFGIRSLVWRPGAILAPMVGGYLMSQVGMEWVFFLGGAAALSGVLTFVVVLSSIHGQRALAEW
- the hisI gene encoding phosphoribosyl-AMP cyclohydrolase, producing the protein MTDDSVAVELDFGDDELIPAIAQDVETNEILMLAYVSPDALEETQNTGLAHYYSRSRDELWQKGGSSGHRQHVEEIHVDCDGDALLYRVEQEGGACHTGYESCFYRTLDGETVGEKIFDPNEVYE
- a CDS encoding mandelate racemase/muconate lactonizing enzyme family protein, translating into MQVTDVETFVVDADWRNWFFVQVETDEGITGVGEALSGEGLTAALEATAEAHKHYVIGEDPLNRKKINRQLRRYPFAWRAGKLINAVSAAFDIALWDIAGKYYDEPVWKLLGGKVRDEIPVYANGWHIGERTPENYAHHAKKAVEEQGYPALKCDPFAHYEYSLSDDQIEEVAELLEAVRDAVGWDVGIALDCHGRFTRRGAIEVADALEEYDIMFLEEPVELEDRDVMADVTQHVDMPVATGERLYNNETLEDVVRKQACDIVQPDVTNYGSLQEVQHAAAIAKSRYMTVAPHNPNAGVSTAASVHLCAGMENLEVLEHMSRDVAWGDEIIQHDFEVEDGTIAVPDKPGLGVEFNADAAREYPGEPKDSHSLFDEEGALKRP
- a CDS encoding ribonuclease J codes for the protein MEIEIVTIGGYEEVGRQMTAVRAGDDIVVFDMGLNLSNVLIHDNVQTEQMHSLDLIDMDAIPDDRIMSDLEGDVQAIVPTHGHLDHIGAISKLAHRYNAPIVASPFTLELVREEIRDEGKFNVENDLIKMEAGETMGIGDHCELEFVNVTHSIIDAINPVLHTPEGAIVYGLDKRMDHTPVIGDPIDMKRFRELGREENGVLCYIEDCTNANKKGRTPSEAVARSQLRDVMMSLEDFDGGIVATTFSSHIARVTSLVEFAKEIGREPILLGRSMEKYSGTAERLGATTFPDDLGMFGHRKSVDRAFKRIMNEGKENFLPVVTGHQGEPRAMLTRMGRGETPYDLTDGDKVIFSAGIIPEPTNEGQRYQSERLLKMQGARIYDDVHVSGHISQEGHYEMLDTLQPQHVIPAHQNMSGFSGYVDLAESQGYKLGRDLHVTSNGNTIQLV